A section of the Humulus lupulus chromosome 2, drHumLupu1.1, whole genome shotgun sequence genome encodes:
- the LOC133816483 gene encoding uncharacterized protein LOC133816483, which translates to MFIAFGASLDGWKQCRPVIVVDGTFLKTKCGGTLYAACVKDGNNQIFPLAFGIGDSENDNAWIWFFTRLKEAIGERENLCIVSDRHKSIKNAVEQVYPGVYHGVCLYHLKQNLRTKFRGLHVHAIFETASRAYSAQEYYSAMAELQKISPEMTTYLLEAKPEKWARPFFPTKRYNILTSNIAESINAAIVHARELPITSLIEAIREMLQRWFSTRKEAAINQFVEVTKWANDEMEIKLDVAFRMKVDAIDAMKSSVTYGDRVFVVDLEQHMCTCNEFQLEGIPCAHAIATIESKYLDKYKFCSNWYKNSVLKETYAGSINPLPDKDDWSVPDEIIGDSMKAPKFKVKQGRPKKKRFPSTGEFPKHVRTVKCGNCGILGHNRKNCKSQPILK; encoded by the exons ATGTTTATTGCTTTTGGGGCTTCATTAGATGGATGGAAGCAATGTAGACCAGTTATAGTGGTAGATGGAACATTTTTAAAGACGAAATGTGGAGGTACACTGTATGCAGCTTGTGTTAAAGATGGAAACAATCAAATTTTTCCTCTCGCCTTTGGAATTGGGGATTCAGAAAATGACAATGCATGGATATGGTTCTTTACAAGACTAAAAGAAGCAATAGGAGAACGAGAAAACTTATGCATAGTATCtgacaggcataaaagcataAAAAATGCAGTTGAACAAGTGTATCCTGGTGTATATCATGGAGTTTGTCTTTATCATTTGAAGCAAAATCTAAGGACTAAGTTTAGGGGATTACATGTGCATGCCATATTTGAAACTGCTTCAAGAGCGTACTCAGCTCAAGAATATTATTCTGCCATGGCTGAATTACAGAAAATTAGCCCTGAAATGACTACTTATCTTTTGGAAGCAAAACCAGAAAAATGGGCTCGGCCATTCTTTCCAACGAAGAGGTATAACATTCTTACAAGTAACATTGCCGAATCTATAAATGCAGCAATTGTGCATGCGAGAGAATTGCCTATAACGTCGTTAATAGAAGCTATAAGAGAGATGCTTCAAAGATGGTTTTCAACAAGAAAAGAAGCAGCAATTAACCAATTTGTTGAGGTGACAAAATGGGCAAAtgatgaaatggaaatcaaacttgatgTGGCATTTCGAATGAAG GTAGATGCAATTGATGCAATGAAATCTAGTGTCACATATGGTGATCGAGTGTTTGTTGTCGACTTGGAACAACATATGTGCACATGTAATGAATTTCAACTAGAGGGAATTCCATGTGCACATGCTATTGCAACAATTGAAAGCAAGTACTTGGACAAGTACAAATTTTGCTCAAATTGGTATAAAAATTCTGTTTTGAAAGAGACATATGCAGGATCAATTAATCCTCTTCCAGATAAAGATGATTGGAGTGTCCCAGATGAAATTATAGGAGATAGCATGAAAGCTCcaaaattcaaagtaaaacaaGGACGTCCCAAGAAAAAAAGATTTCCATCAACAGGAGAATTTCCCAAGCATGTTCGAACAGTCAAGTGTGGAAATTGCGGAATATTGGGGCATAATAGAAAGAATTGTAAAAGCCAACCAATTCTAAAATAA
- the LOC133815058 gene encoding uncharacterized protein LOC133815058, with amino-acid sequence MDKIMLFVVFNGRWNANNKYIDHEVKILMVEKDIKYEELVNKIYKELRLNERLISTNLIFDANMDTSKGMKIESDENLQVYLNLNKTVEELKKCPLIVEVEQRNQKISLPREASIPSALASNATSQSLTLTDPNTNTASTSKMKSASTQESNKFTEHGQEAQSPLHVLPNMEIEDIRLNYVFKNKTDLKHTLAKIAIKKHFQYRIQKSCSEAFWAKCIDENCGWYVRARSSKVSEYFRVIKYHKHHTCSLNHRNFENRQASAKVISSYFKEKFRDPGSTYRPRQIIRDMRDEHGVGVTYNKAWREKTLAADDVRGSNEESYALLPSYLYMLQLANPGTITRVCKDEENRYE; translated from the coding sequence ATGGATAAGATAATGTTATTTGTAGTTTTTAACGGAAGATGGAATGCAAACAACAAATACATTGATCATGAAGTGAAAATATTGATGGTGGAAAAGGATATCAAGTATGAGGAATTGGTAAACAAGATATACAAAGAGCTCAgattgaatgaaagattgatttcaaCAAACTTGATTTTTGATGCAAATATGGATACAAGCAAAGGAATGAAGATAGAAAGTGATGAGAATTTACAAGTTTATCTAAACTTGAACAAGACTGTGGAAGAGTTGAAAAAATGTCCTCTCATCGTTGAAGTAGAACAGAGAAATCAAAAAATTTCTTTGCCAAGAGAAGCTAGCATTCCATCTGCTTTAGCAAGCAATGCAACAAGTCAAAGTTTGACTCTCACAGACCCCAATACAAATACTGCAAGCACTAGCAAAATGAAGAGCGCCTCAACACAAGAATCCAACAAATTTACAGAACACGGGCAAGAAGCTCAATCACCTCTCCATGTGTTGCCGAATATGGAGATTGAAGACATAAGACTCAATTATGTTTTCAAGAATAAGACTGATCTAAAACAtacacttgcgaaaatagccatcaagaaacACTTTCAGTACAGAATTCAAAAATCATGTTCAGAAGCATTTTGGGCAAAATGCATAGATGAGAATTGTGGCTGGTATGTACGTGCAAGAAGCTCAAAAGTATCAGAATACTTTCGAGTTATCAAATACCATAAACACCACACATGCTCCTTAAATCAcagaaattttgaaaatagacaaGCAAGTGCAAAAGTCATCAGTAGTTACTTCAAAGAGAAGTTTCGTGACCCAGGATCAACCTATCGACCAAGGCAAATAATAAGAGACATGAGAGATGAACATGGGGTAGGTGTAACATACAATAAAGCTTGGAGAGAAAAAACACTTGCAGCTGATGATGTTAGAGGGTCAAATGAGGAAAGTTATGCATTGTTGCCTTCATATTTGTATATGCTACAGTTGGCCAACCCAGGAACTATCACACGAGTATGTAAAGATGAAGAAAACAGGTATGAATAA